A genomic segment from Poecilia reticulata strain Guanapo linkage group LG3, Guppy_female_1.0+MT, whole genome shotgun sequence encodes:
- the rhcga gene encoding rh family, C glycoprotein a — protein MGNCCERLGPQKNTYMRVSLPAVCFVWQIAMIILFGVFIRYGKESEARWVEYRHNNNLTDLDNDFYFRYPSFQDVHVMIFVGFGFLMTFLKRYSYGGVGFNFLIASFGLQWALLMQGWFHSLDLDTGKIYIGVENIINADFCCAGSLIAFGALLGKVSPVQLMVVTLFGITLFAVEEYIILELLHCRDAGGSMIIHCFGGYYGLAISWVLYRPNIHQSKHLNGSNYHSDLFAMIGTLFLWMFWPSFNGAIADHGDGQHRAFINTYIALASSVLTAVALSSMFHKRGKLDMVHIQNATLAGGVAMGTSAEFMITPYGSLIVGFCMGIISTFGYVFVTPFLEKTLKLQDTCGIHNLHAVPGMLGGFLGAVVAAAASEDVYGKEGLIHVFDKEGKYANRGMGTQGGYQAAGTCVAIAFGLVGGAIVGLILKIPIWGDAADDHCFDDEAYWELPEEEEEILPPVLEYNNHMIHKSQDIAESSFCAEQS, from the exons atgGGAAACTGCTGCGAGAGATTGGGTCCACAGAAGAACACGTACATGCGTGTGAGTCTGCCAGCCGTCTGCTTTGTGTGGCAGATTGCTATGATCATCctgtttggggtttttattCGCTATGGCAAAGAATCAGAGGCACGCTGGGTGGAGTACAGGCACAATAATAACCTCACCGACCTTGACAATGACTTCTACTTCCGATATCCCA GCTTTCAGGACGTCCATGTGATGATCTTTGTTGGATTTGGTTTCCTCATGACCTTTCTGAAACGCTACAGCTACGGCGGCGTGGGATTCAACTTCCTGATTGCCTCGTTCGGCCTGCAGTGGGCTCTTCTCATGCAGGGCTGGTTCCACTCCCTCGATCTGGACACTGGAAAAATCTACATTGGGGTTGAGAA CATCATCAATGCAGACTTCTGCTGCGCCGGCTCTCTGATCGCCTTCGGCGCCCTGCTGGGTAAAGTCAGCCCCGTCCAGCTTATGGTTGTCACCTTGTTTGGTATCACTTTGTTTGCTGTGGAGGAATACATCATCCTCGAGCTGCTTCAC TGCAGAGATGCTGGTGGGTCCATGATCATCCACTGCTTTGGAGGGTATTATGGACTGGCCATCTCCTGGGTGCTCTATCGACCAAACATACACCAAAGTAAACACCTGAATGGGTCCAACTACCACTCGGATCTGTTCGCAATGATTg gTACTCTGTTTCTCTGGATGTTCTGGCCCAGTTTCAACGGAGCTATCGCAGACCACGGCGACGGACAGCACAGAGCGTTCATAAACACCTACATCGCTCTCGCCTCCTCCGTTCTCACTGCTGTTGCCTTGTCCAGCATGTTCCATAAAAGAGGAAAACTGGATATG GTTCATATCCAGAATGCCACTCTGGCAGGCGGCGTAGCCATGGGAACATCAGCAGAGTTTATGATCACTCCTTACGGCTCGCTTATTGTGGGCTTCTGCATGGGCATCATCTCCACCTTCGGCTACGTCTTCGTCACA CCCTTTTTGGAGAAAACCCTGAAGCTCCAGGACACATGTGGCATTCACAATCTGCATGCCGTCCCAGGAATGCTTGGTGGCTTCCTCGGTGCTGTCGTTGCTGCAGCAGCGAGTGAGGATGTCTACGGTAAAGAAGG GCTGATACATGTATTTGATAAGGAGGGCAAATATGCAAACAGAGGAATGGGAACGCAGGGAGGATATCAAGCTGCTGGGACATGTGTGGCGATTGCCTTTGGACTGGTTGGAGGAGCCATTGTTg ggctCATCCTGAAGATTCCTATCTGGGGTGACGCTGCTGATGATCACTGCTTCGACGATGAGGCTTACTGGGAG CttcctgaggaagaggaggagatccTTCCTCCTGTTTTGGAGTACAACAACCACATGATTCACAAAAGCCAAGACAT AGCCGAGTCCAGTTTCTGTGCCGAGCAGAGTTAG